A genomic region of Sarcophilus harrisii chromosome 6, mSarHar1.11, whole genome shotgun sequence contains the following coding sequences:
- the LOC100915111 gene encoding olfactory receptor 10AG1-like gives MKKDMGGTNLTIVMEFILLGFSDLPRLEGFLFVLFLIIYMSILIGNGLIILITKTDPTLQTPMYFFIGNLSFLEICYTSVTIPRLLSNLWSQRRNISYLACAIQLTAFLIMGATECFLLAVMAYDRYVAICKPLHYPVIMSHNTCIKLVVGSWISGIPLQIGQTYQIFSLPLCGSNKLNHVFCDIPPLLKLACGDTSVNEFSVYADVLILAMIPFLLILWSYGKIINTILKMPSATGRSKAFSTCSSHLIVVGLFFGSAIITYLRPKSIHSAEADKVLSLFYTIVTPMFNPMIYSLRNKDVIVALKKLLSK, from the coding sequence ATGAAGAAAGACATGGGAGGAACAAATCTCACAATTGTGATGGAATTCATTCTCTTGGGATTTTCTGATCTTCCTAGACTTGAGGGTTTTCTTTTTGTGTTATTCTTGATCATTTACATGAGTATTCTGATTGGAAATGgtcttattattttaattaccAAGACTGATCCCACTCTGCAAACACCTATGTATTTTTTCATTGGAAATTTGTCCTTCTTAGAAATCTGTTATACATCAGTAACTATACCGAGACTGCTTTCAAACCTTTGGAGCcagagaagaaatatttcttacCTTGCTTGTGCTATACAACTCACTGCCTTTCTTATTATGGGAGCCACAGAGTGTTTCCTATTAGCTGTGATGGCCTATGATCGTTATGTGGCCATCTGTAAGCCACTACACTATCCTGTCATCATGAGTCACAATACATGTATCAAGCTGGTGGTTGGTTCCTGGATTAGTGGGATTCCACTTCAAATAGGCCAGACATATCAGATTTTTTCTTTGCCCTTGTGTGGTTCTAACAAACTTAATCACGTGTTCTGTGACATCCCACCATTACTGAAATTGGCATGTGGAGACACATCTGTAAATGAGTTTTCTGTCTATGCTGATGTCTTGATCTTAGCCATGATTCCCTTCCTATTGATACTATGGTCATATGGCAAAATCATTAATACAATCCTAAAAATGCCATCAGCCACTGGAAGATCCAAAGCATTCTCTACATGTTCCTCTCACCTGATCGTTGTAGGCTTATTCTTTGGCTCAGCTATCATCACATATTTGCGACCCAAATCCATTCATTCAGCTGAAGCAGATaaagttctctctcttttctatacTATTGTGACTCCCATGTTTAACCCCATGATATACAGTCTGAGAAACAAAGACGTCATTGTGGCACTGAAGAAATTATTATCTAAGTGA